One part of the Ochotona princeps isolate mOchPri1 chromosome 3, mOchPri1.hap1, whole genome shotgun sequence genome encodes these proteins:
- the TMEM50B gene encoding transmembrane protein 50B isoform X2, whose translation MAGFLDNFRWPECECIDWSERRNAVASVVAGILFFTGWWIMIDAAVVYSKPEQLNHAFHTCGVFSTLAFFMINAVSNAQVRGDSYESGCLGRTGARVWLFIGFMLMFGSLIASMWILFGAYVTQTL comes from the exons ATGGCGGGCTTCCTGGACAATTTCCGCTGGCCAGAATGTGAGTGCATTGATTGGAGCGAGAGGAGGAACGCCGTGGCGTCTGTGGTGGCCGGCATATTG TTTTTTACAGGCTGGTGGATAATGATAGACGCTGCTGTGGTGTATTCCAAGCCGGAGCAGTTGAACCACGCCTTTCACACATGCGGTGTGTTTTCCACGTTGGCTTTCTTCAT GATAAACGCAGTGTCCAATGCGCAGGTGAGAGGGGACAGCTATGAAagcggctgcttgggaaggacGG GTGCTCGCGTGTGGCTCTTCATCGGGTTCATGCTGATGTTCGGCTCCCTCATCGCTTCCATGTGGATTCTTTTTGGTGCCTACGTTACCCAGA CACTCTGA
- the TMEM50B gene encoding transmembrane protein 50B isoform X1 gives MAGFLDNFRWPECECIDWSERRNAVASVVAGILFFTGWWIMIDAAVVYSKPEQLNHAFHTCGVFSTLAFFMINAVSNAQVRGDSYESGCLGRTGARVWLFIGFMLMFGSLIASMWILFGAYVTQNIDVYPGLAVFFQNALIFFSTLIYKFGRTEELWT, from the exons ATGGCGGGCTTCCTGGACAATTTCCGCTGGCCAGAATGTGAGTGCATTGATTGGAGCGAGAGGAGGAACGCCGTGGCGTCTGTGGTGGCCGGCATATTG TTTTTTACAGGCTGGTGGATAATGATAGACGCTGCTGTGGTGTATTCCAAGCCGGAGCAGTTGAACCACGCCTTTCACACATGCGGTGTGTTTTCCACGTTGGCTTTCTTCAT GATAAACGCAGTGTCCAATGCGCAGGTGAGAGGGGACAGCTATGAAagcggctgcttgggaaggacGG GTGCTCGCGTGTGGCTCTTCATCGGGTTCATGCTGATGTTCGGCTCCCTCATCGCTTCCATGTGGATTCTTTTTGGTGCCTACGTTACCCAGA ATATTGATGTGTATCCAGGACTAGCTGTGTTTTTTCAAAATGCACTTATATTCTTTAG CACTCTGATCTACAAATTCGGAAGAACTGAAGAGCTGTGGACCTGA